A stretch of Microbacterium sp. LWH3-1.2 DNA encodes these proteins:
- a CDS encoding sigma-70 family RNA polymerase sigma factor, whose amino-acid sequence MSDSTDQAAQADQDQDPRTQFEEQALPFMDQLYAAAMRMTRNPADAADLVQETFVKAFASWKTFTQGTNLKAWLYRILTNTYINTYRKKQREPYQGTIDDLEDWQLGGAESTTATSTRSAEAEAIDHMPASVVKDALQSIPEDFRLAVYLADVEGFAYQEIADIMKTPIGTVMSRLHRGRRMLRELLADYAKERGITPAATRSTK is encoded by the coding sequence ATGAGCGACTCGACCGACCAGGCTGCGCAGGCGGACCAGGACCAGGATCCCCGCACGCAGTTCGAAGAGCAGGCGCTGCCCTTCATGGACCAGCTGTATGCCGCGGCCATGCGGATGACGCGCAACCCCGCCGATGCGGCCGACCTCGTGCAGGAGACCTTCGTCAAGGCGTTCGCCTCGTGGAAGACCTTCACGCAGGGGACCAACCTCAAGGCGTGGCTGTATCGCATCCTGACGAACACCTATATCAACACCTACCGCAAGAAGCAGCGCGAGCCGTACCAGGGCACGATCGACGACCTCGAGGACTGGCAGCTCGGCGGTGCCGAGTCCACCACCGCGACGAGCACCCGCTCGGCCGAGGCTGAGGCGATCGACCACATGCCCGCGTCGGTCGTCAAGGACGCGCTGCAGTCCATCCCGGAGGACTTCCGGCTGGCGGTGTACCTCGCCGACGTCGAGGGCTTCGCCTACCAGGAGATCGCCGACATCATGAAGACCCCCATCGGCACGGTCATGAGCCGTCTGCACCGTGGCAGGCGGATGCTGCGTGAACTGCTGGCCGATTACGCGAAAGAGCGCGGCATCACCCCGGCCGCCACGAGGAGCACGAAATGA
- the rsgA gene encoding ribosome small subunit-dependent GTPase A — MSWLDDFEDDDEPGFDEADVRVRPNPKANRPRTKRRPAHSDAEIARVLGVDRGRYTVLVDEDLPTERTVLAARARELRKTPIVTGDRARVVGDASGDEGTLARIVGIEDRTSLLRRSADDTDQVERVIVANADQMLVVVAAADPEPRPRLVDRYLVAALDAGIRPLLVVTKTDLADPAEFLAHFDGLDLEVFTSGREEMPLERIGAALIGHSTVFVGHSGVGKSTLVNALVPDAKRATGHVNVVTGRGRHTSSSTVSLRYHGAALDGGARGNGWVIDTPGVRSFGLGHVNPANILRAFTDLDEIAQECPRGCTHLPDAPDCAIVEAVEAGRLGPGGAARLDSLQRLLETFAKKAQDTAT, encoded by the coding sequence GTGAGCTGGCTCGACGACTTCGAGGACGACGACGAACCGGGGTTCGACGAGGCGGACGTCCGGGTACGGCCGAACCCGAAGGCGAACCGTCCTCGCACCAAGCGCCGTCCGGCGCACAGCGACGCCGAGATCGCGCGCGTGCTCGGCGTCGACCGCGGTCGCTACACCGTGCTGGTGGACGAAGACCTCCCGACCGAGCGCACCGTGCTCGCCGCTCGCGCGCGCGAACTGCGCAAGACGCCGATCGTCACGGGCGACCGTGCCCGCGTCGTCGGCGACGCATCAGGGGACGAGGGCACTCTCGCACGCATCGTCGGCATCGAGGACCGCACCTCGCTCCTGCGGCGCAGCGCCGACGACACCGACCAGGTCGAGCGCGTCATCGTCGCCAACGCCGACCAGATGCTCGTGGTCGTCGCGGCGGCCGACCCGGAGCCGCGCCCGAGGCTCGTCGACCGATACCTCGTCGCAGCACTGGATGCCGGCATCCGCCCTCTCCTCGTCGTGACGAAGACCGACCTGGCAGACCCTGCAGAGTTCCTCGCGCACTTCGACGGCCTCGACCTCGAGGTGTTCACCAGCGGGCGCGAGGAGATGCCGCTCGAGCGGATCGGCGCGGCGCTCATCGGCCACTCGACGGTGTTCGTCGGGCACTCGGGCGTCGGCAAGTCGACGCTCGTCAACGCGCTCGTGCCCGATGCGAAGCGCGCCACCGGCCACGTCAACGTCGTGACCGGACGCGGGCGGCACACCTCGAGCTCGACCGTGTCGCTGCGCTACCACGGAGCGGCGCTCGACGGCGGAGCGCGGGGCAACGGCTGGGTCATCGACACCCCCGGCGTGCGTTCGTTCGGCCTCGGCCATGTGAATCCCGCCAACATCCTCCGCGCCTTCACCGATCTCGACGAGATCGCCCAGGAGTGCCCGCGCGGCTGCACGCACCTGCCGGACGCGCCGGACTGCGCCATCGTCGAGGCCGTCGAGGCCGGCCGGCTCGGCCCGGGCGGCGCCGCCCGCCTCGACTCGCTGCAGCGCCTGCTCGAGACCTTCGCGAAGAAGGCCCAGGACACCGCGACCTAG
- a CDS encoding zf-HC2 domain-containing protein, producing MTDCGCEKARRDLEEYLRHEVCKTEQSDIAEHLANCEGCRDEALVATTLTEVLARACKESAPEELRDQVLAKLRAAQATH from the coding sequence ATGACCGACTGCGGCTGTGAGAAGGCCCGGCGCGACCTGGAGGAGTACCTGCGCCACGAGGTCTGCAAGACCGAGCAGAGCGACATCGCGGAGCACCTGGCGAACTGCGAGGGCTGCCGCGACGAGGCGCTCGTCGCGACCACGTTGACCGAGGTGCTGGCGCGCGCCTGCAAAGAGAGCGCGCCCGAGGAGCTGCGTGACCAGGTGCTGGCCAAGCTCCGGGCGGCCCAGGCGACGCACTGA
- the aroA gene encoding 3-phosphoshikimate 1-carboxyvinyltransferase — protein MTADAYSPPSAPIERGHWPAPVADGALHATVTVPGSKSLTNRELILAALADGPSRLISPLHSDDSARMIDALRSLGVGIELVEGTGLYGDDIEVTPVWPLHGDTVVDCGQAGTVMRFVAGLGGFARGDVTLTAHESALHRPMGAMITALRDVGVDIDDGGHWALPFIIRGHGHVRGGEVTIDASASSQFVSGLLLAAPRFDVGLQLRHSGERLPSIPHIDMTVEALGHRGVHVERPGVGEWIVPAGPIRGKDVAIEPDLSNAAPFLAAAMVAGGSVSVTGWPAHSTQPGAMLTEILSLMGARAVRRGGSLTVTAGPAIQGVDLDLSAAGELTPTIFALAAFADSPSTLHGIGHIRGHETDRIAALVAELRSLGGEAEELPDGIRIVPRPLHGGTWHAYHDHRMATTGALIGLAVPGVEVDDIGTTAKTMPEFPQIWQRMLDGEHAEGGLSEETMRAS, from the coding sequence ATGACAGCCGACGCGTATTCCCCGCCCTCCGCGCCGATCGAGCGCGGTCACTGGCCCGCGCCCGTCGCGGACGGCGCACTGCACGCCACGGTGACCGTCCCCGGCTCGAAATCGCTGACGAATCGCGAGCTGATCCTCGCCGCACTCGCCGACGGACCGAGCCGCCTGATCTCGCCGCTGCACTCCGACGACTCCGCACGCATGATCGATGCGCTGCGCTCGCTCGGCGTCGGCATCGAGCTCGTCGAGGGCACCGGGCTCTACGGCGACGACATCGAGGTGACGCCGGTGTGGCCGCTGCACGGCGACACCGTCGTGGACTGCGGCCAGGCGGGCACCGTCATGCGCTTCGTCGCCGGCCTCGGCGGCTTCGCCCGCGGCGACGTCACCCTTACGGCGCACGAGAGCGCGCTGCACCGCCCGATGGGTGCCATGATCACGGCGCTGCGCGACGTCGGGGTCGACATCGACGACGGCGGCCACTGGGCGCTCCCCTTCATCATCCGCGGCCACGGTCACGTGCGCGGCGGCGAGGTGACGATCGACGCCAGCGCGTCGAGCCAGTTCGTGTCGGGCCTCCTGCTCGCTGCGCCCCGCTTCGACGTCGGCCTGCAGCTGCGCCACTCCGGCGAGCGGCTGCCGAGCATCCCGCACATCGACATGACCGTCGAGGCCCTCGGGCATCGCGGCGTGCACGTCGAGCGTCCCGGTGTCGGCGAGTGGATCGTGCCTGCCGGCCCGATCCGCGGCAAGGACGTGGCGATCGAGCCCGACCTGTCGAACGCGGCGCCCTTCCTCGCAGCCGCGATGGTCGCGGGCGGCTCCGTCTCGGTCACCGGCTGGCCCGCGCACTCCACCCAGCCCGGTGCGATGCTGACCGAGATCCTCTCCCTCATGGGCGCCCGCGCGGTGCGCCGCGGGGGCTCCCTGACCGTGACCGCGGGTCCCGCGATCCAAGGCGTCGACCTCGACCTGTCCGCCGCGGGCGAGCTGACCCCCACGATCTTCGCGCTCGCGGCCTTCGCCGACTCCCCATCCACCCTGCACGGCATCGGCCACATCCGCGGCCATGAGACCGACCGCATCGCGGCCCTCGTCGCGGAGCTGCGCAGCCTCGGCGGCGAGGCCGAGGAGCTGCCGGACGGCATCCGCATCGTGCCACGCCCGCTCCACGGCGGGACCTGGCATGCGTACCACGACCACCGCATGGCGACGACGGGCGCCCTCATCGGCCTGGCCGTCCCCGGCGTCGAGGTCGACGACATCGGCACGACCGCCAAGACGATGCCCGAGTTCCCGCAGATCTGGCAGCGGATGCTCGACGGCGAGCACGCCGAGGGCGGGCTCTCCGAGGAGACGATGCGCGCCTCGTGA
- a CDS encoding glycerol-3-phosphate dehydrogenase/oxidase, with protein MTTRIVGRTPGPSALSAARRARELDALTGERELDVLVIGGGITGAGIALDAASRGLRTVLVERHDLAHGTSRFSSKLVHGGLRYLASGEVGIAYESATERHILLTRTAPHLTRALAQVVPLHEPGHVVRGAYIGMGYELGDGLRRAVGTPGSLLRPPGAIGRGATLALAPAVRAEGLRGGVRGWDGQLIDDARLVVAVARTAAGYGASVLTRVEAVEVTGREATLRDIVTGETLRVHARAVVGATGVWAGELDRDVRLRPSRGTHLVVSTARLGGSDASLTVPIPGSSSRFVFTLPAQHGRTYIGLTDVPADGPVPDVAHATEAEVDMLLGTLNTVLEEPLARSDVLSTFAGLRPLLAGADDHDTSDLSRRHAITESASGVLSIVGGKLTTYRRMAEDAVDAVIRRDPGFASRPSATRSIPLVGAWPRHRLGEIAAAPRLVRRFGAEAPYAAALPPGPSAARGVTAQELEWGVRIEGALSIADLLDRRTRLGLVDTDREASTDAAAAAFVRAGVDPLEV; from the coding sequence GTGACGACGCGGATCGTGGGGCGCACGCCCGGCCCGTCGGCGCTCTCGGCTGCTCGGCGGGCGCGCGAACTCGACGCCCTCACCGGCGAGCGCGAGCTCGACGTGCTCGTCATCGGCGGCGGCATCACCGGAGCCGGGATCGCGTTGGATGCTGCGAGCCGGGGCCTGCGCACCGTACTGGTCGAGCGGCACGACCTCGCGCACGGCACCAGCCGCTTCAGCTCCAAGCTCGTGCACGGCGGCCTGCGGTATCTGGCGTCGGGCGAGGTCGGGATCGCGTACGAGAGCGCGACCGAGCGGCACATCCTCCTCACCCGCACCGCGCCGCACCTGACGCGCGCGCTCGCGCAGGTCGTTCCGCTGCACGAGCCCGGCCACGTCGTGCGCGGGGCGTACATCGGCATGGGGTACGAGCTCGGCGACGGCCTGCGCCGTGCCGTCGGAACGCCCGGATCGCTGCTGCGGCCGCCCGGCGCGATCGGCCGCGGCGCGACGCTCGCGCTCGCTCCCGCGGTTCGCGCCGAGGGTCTGCGCGGCGGCGTGCGCGGGTGGGACGGGCAGCTCATCGACGATGCCCGGCTCGTCGTCGCCGTCGCGCGGACGGCCGCCGGGTACGGGGCATCCGTCCTCACCCGTGTCGAGGCCGTCGAGGTCACGGGGCGCGAGGCGACCCTGCGCGACATCGTGACCGGCGAGACGCTCCGCGTGCACGCGCGCGCCGTCGTGGGTGCGACGGGCGTGTGGGCGGGCGAGCTCGACCGAGACGTGCGGCTGCGTCCGAGTCGCGGCACGCACCTCGTGGTGTCGACGGCCCGCCTCGGCGGTTCGGACGCGTCGCTCACCGTGCCGATCCCCGGCTCGTCGAGCCGGTTCGTCTTCACACTGCCCGCGCAGCATGGCCGCACCTACATCGGCCTCACGGATGTGCCTGCCGACGGGCCCGTCCCCGATGTGGCGCACGCGACCGAGGCCGAGGTCGACATGCTCCTCGGCACGCTCAACACGGTGCTCGAGGAGCCTCTCGCGCGCAGCGACGTGCTCTCGACCTTCGCCGGGCTGCGCCCGCTGCTCGCCGGGGCGGACGACCACGACACCAGCGACCTCTCCCGCCGCCACGCGATCACCGAGTCCGCGAGCGGCGTCCTCAGCATCGTCGGAGGCAAGCTCACGACTTACCGGCGGATGGCAGAGGACGCCGTCGACGCCGTGATACGCCGCGACCCCGGGTTCGCGTCCCGCCCGTCGGCCACCCGCTCCATACCGCTCGTCGGTGCGTGGCCCCGGCACCGCCTCGGCGAGATCGCCGCGGCGCCGCGTCTGGTGCGCCGGTTCGGCGCCGAGGCGCCCTACGCGGCCGCTCTCCCGCCAGGCCCGTCCGCCGCGCGCGGTGTGACGGCGCAGGAGCTCGAGTGGGGCGTGCGCATCGAGGGCGCCCTGAGCATCGCCGACCTCCTCGACCGGCGGACGCGCCTCGGCCTCGTCGACACCGACCGCGAGGCGTCGACGGATGCCGCCGCCGCCGCCTTCGTCCGCGCCGGCGTCGACCCGCTCGAGGTCTGA
- a CDS encoding APC family permease, with protein sequence MTRSGKRGGLGVVQGTALYIASVLGTGLLVLPGLAADVAGPASVVSVLAVIVLAVPLAGTFAALAARYPDPGGVASYVRRALGSTAARATGYWFYFGVAAGFPVLAFLGAEYLSAILHIDRDAVPILLFAILVPPFAVNMLGVRVAGWVQFVLTGLLVGIVVFVVATAFPAVEAASFSPFLPHGWAGVGTAISLFVWAFAGWEVGTHISGEFRDPRRSIPIATAIALVVTGLAYLLLQVVTVGVLGEDAGAGAVPLLSLADAVAPGFGPTAIGAIAAIVVLGVMNAYLAAFGKLGASLASSGDLPRVLAPGAESGGVPRRALLLTFIIAMVYCAIALATGGDLQTFILIHTSNMVSIYAAGMIAATLILPRFTAGWFMAVVAAVLSIGLLLLAGANLLPAAALALAAILVTVFKLLRRSQRPADPAPDDEAIGGGQAADPGAFVEVKTTIVPAERSSALDSSAQS encoded by the coding sequence GTGACTCGAAGCGGAAAGCGCGGGGGCCTCGGAGTGGTCCAGGGCACGGCGCTCTACATCGCGTCGGTGCTCGGCACCGGGCTCCTCGTGCTTCCCGGTCTGGCAGCCGACGTGGCGGGCCCGGCGTCCGTCGTGTCGGTGCTCGCCGTGATCGTTCTCGCGGTGCCCCTCGCGGGCACCTTCGCGGCGCTCGCCGCGCGCTACCCCGATCCCGGCGGGGTCGCGAGCTACGTGCGCCGCGCGCTCGGCAGCACCGCCGCCCGCGCGACGGGCTACTGGTTCTACTTCGGGGTGGCCGCAGGGTTCCCGGTGCTCGCGTTCCTCGGCGCCGAGTACCTGTCGGCGATCCTGCACATCGATCGCGACGCAGTGCCGATACTCCTGTTCGCGATCCTCGTGCCGCCGTTCGCCGTCAACATGCTCGGCGTGCGCGTCGCCGGCTGGGTGCAGTTCGTACTCACCGGGCTCCTCGTCGGCATCGTCGTCTTCGTCGTCGCCACGGCGTTCCCCGCGGTCGAGGCGGCGAGCTTCTCGCCGTTCCTGCCCCACGGGTGGGCGGGCGTCGGCACAGCGATCAGTCTCTTCGTCTGGGCGTTCGCCGGCTGGGAGGTGGGCACGCACATCTCGGGAGAGTTTCGCGACCCGCGCCGCAGCATCCCGATCGCCACCGCCATCGCGCTCGTCGTGACAGGCCTCGCGTACCTGCTGCTGCAGGTCGTGACCGTTGGCGTGCTCGGCGAGGATGCGGGTGCCGGCGCGGTGCCGCTGCTCTCGCTCGCCGACGCCGTCGCGCCGGGATTCGGACCCACCGCCATCGGCGCCATCGCGGCGATCGTCGTCCTGGGCGTGATGAACGCGTACCTCGCCGCGTTCGGCAAGCTGGGGGCCTCGCTCGCATCATCGGGCGATCTGCCCCGCGTGCTCGCGCCGGGAGCCGAGTCGGGCGGGGTCCCCCGGCGCGCTCTCCTGCTGACGTTCATCATCGCGATGGTCTACTGCGCGATCGCGCTCGCCACCGGCGGTGACCTGCAGACGTTCATCCTCATCCACACCAGCAACATGGTGTCGATCTACGCCGCCGGCATGATCGCCGCGACCCTCATCCTGCCGCGCTTCACCGCGGGCTGGTTCATGGCGGTCGTCGCCGCGGTGCTGTCGATCGGCCTGCTGCTCCTGGCGGGAGCGAATCTGCTCCCGGCCGCCGCGCTCGCGCTCGCCGCGATCCTCGTCACGGTGTTCAAGCTGCTTCGTCGCTCGCAGCGACCCGCAGACCCCGCGCCCGACGACGAGGCGATCGGTGGCGGCCAGGCCGCAGATCCCGGGGCCTTCGTCGAGGTGAAGACGACGATCGTCCCGGCTGAACGCAGTTCGGCCCTGGACTCCTCAGCGCAGAGCTGA
- a CDS encoding FAD-binding oxidoreductase, with protein MAATVHTDSPGDPATPARPVAIPTPRPRGDWDAWGSEPARLPAAARAIVATLLPGKAHPVPRRAEPVLTPSLLPDDDLAALAAVVGADAASRDDAVRLLHLGGKSTRDLLRRRLDEPQAAPDAVVSPRAHDEVAAALRVCGDRDIAVVPFGGGTSVVGGVDPVRGAQRAVIALDLSRTAALLALDEVSLLATFGAGTTGPQAEELLGARGYTLGHFPQSFLYASLGGYAATRSSGQASRGYGRFDDLVHALRVATPAGDLDLGRSPASAAGPDLRELFLGSEGAFGVLTEVTVRVRRVPAATAYRAWSFPDFTAGASAFREATQRGIRPTVLRLSDQTETRVNAAMGGHLTRMRGCLAVATFEGATRAEAEATRDALDAVFRAHGATSRGEDPALSWERGRFASPALRDSLMDLGVLAETLETATTWANLPALKSAATAALTESLTDSGTKPIVLCHISHVYPAGASLYFTVVAALTDDPQAQWMRAKDAASRAIGDAHGTITHHHAVGRDHRPYLEAEIGPLGVDVLRAVKNVLDPRGIMNPGALIAPAADAAERA; from the coding sequence ATGGCTGCGACGGTGCACACCGACTCCCCCGGCGACCCCGCGACCCCGGCGCGGCCCGTCGCCATCCCGACGCCGCGCCCACGCGGCGACTGGGACGCGTGGGGGTCCGAACCGGCCCGCCTCCCGGCCGCCGCCAGGGCGATCGTCGCGACGCTGCTTCCCGGCAAGGCGCACCCCGTGCCGCGCCGCGCCGAGCCCGTCCTCACGCCGTCGCTGCTGCCCGATGACGACCTCGCCGCCCTCGCCGCGGTGGTCGGCGCCGATGCGGCGTCGCGCGACGATGCGGTGCGACTGCTCCACCTCGGCGGCAAGAGCACGCGCGACCTGCTGCGTCGCCGCCTCGACGAGCCGCAGGCCGCGCCGGACGCGGTGGTCTCCCCCAGGGCCCACGACGAGGTCGCCGCTGCCTTGCGCGTGTGCGGCGACCGCGACATCGCCGTCGTGCCCTTCGGCGGGGGCACCTCGGTCGTGGGCGGCGTGGACCCCGTGCGCGGCGCGCAGCGCGCCGTGATCGCCCTCGACCTCAGCCGCACCGCGGCGCTCCTCGCGCTCGACGAGGTGTCGCTCCTCGCGACGTTCGGCGCGGGCACGACCGGTCCTCAGGCCGAGGAACTGCTCGGTGCCCGCGGCTACACGCTCGGCCACTTCCCGCAGAGCTTCCTGTACGCCTCCCTCGGCGGGTATGCGGCGACGCGTTCGAGCGGCCAGGCCTCGCGCGGCTACGGCCGCTTCGACGACCTCGTCCACGCGCTGCGCGTCGCCACTCCGGCCGGAGACCTCGACCTCGGGCGCTCCCCCGCGAGCGCCGCCGGCCCCGACCTGCGCGAGCTGTTCCTCGGCTCGGAGGGCGCCTTCGGGGTCCTCACCGAGGTCACGGTCCGCGTGCGCCGGGTGCCGGCGGCTACCGCGTACCGCGCCTGGTCGTTCCCGGACTTCACCGCCGGCGCGTCGGCGTTCCGCGAGGCCACGCAGCGCGGCATCCGTCCCACCGTCCTGCGGCTGAGCGACCAGACCGAGACGCGCGTGAACGCCGCGATGGGCGGACACCTCACCCGGATGCGCGGCTGCCTCGCCGTCGCCACCTTCGAGGGTGCGACGCGCGCCGAGGCCGAGGCCACGCGCGATGCGCTCGACGCCGTCTTCCGGGCTCATGGCGCGACATCGCGCGGCGAGGACCCCGCGCTCTCGTGGGAGCGCGGCCGCTTCGCCTCGCCCGCGCTGCGCGACTCCCTCATGGACCTCGGCGTCCTCGCCGAGACGCTCGAGACCGCGACGACCTGGGCGAACCTGCCCGCTCTCAAGAGCGCCGCGACCGCCGCGCTCACCGAGAGCCTCACGGACTCGGGAACCAAGCCGATCGTGCTGTGCCACATCTCGCACGTCTACCCGGCGGGCGCCTCGCTCTATTTCACGGTGGTCGCCGCGCTCACCGACGATCCGCAGGCCCAGTGGATGAGGGCGAAGGATGCCGCGTCCCGTGCGATCGGCGACGCCCACGGCACGATCACCCACCATCACGCCGTGGGGCGCGATCATCGGCCGTATCTCGAGGCGGAGATCGGCCCGCTCGGGGTCGACGTGCTGCGCGCGGTGAAGAACGTGCTCGATCCCCGGGGCATCATGAACCCCGGCGCACTGATCGCGCCCGCTGCGGACGCGGCGGAGCGCGCGTGA
- a CDS encoding TetR/AcrR family transcriptional regulator, with translation MADGVPDTETAILDAALAEVLAHGIRRTTASDIARRCGIARQTLYRYWPDAQAVFAALVTRELVAALPAQAGESGDLGELVALLVETADRVRRLPLVDRLRDTDPELFARYILDRLGTSQRAIHAETARRIEAGQRAGYVRAGEPRQLAAMVLLVAQSAVQSAPLVAEWLPERAWRAELAHALRGYLAPALGEQ, from the coding sequence ATGGCCGATGGAGTGCCCGACACCGAGACCGCGATCCTCGACGCCGCGCTGGCCGAGGTGCTGGCGCACGGCATCCGTCGGACGACGGCATCCGACATCGCGCGTCGCTGCGGGATCGCCCGGCAGACGCTCTACCGGTACTGGCCCGACGCCCAGGCGGTGTTCGCCGCCCTCGTCACGCGCGAGCTCGTCGCCGCGCTACCCGCCCAGGCGGGGGAGTCCGGCGACCTCGGCGAGCTCGTCGCGCTGCTCGTCGAGACGGCCGACCGCGTGCGGCGTCTGCCCCTCGTCGACCGCCTGCGCGACACCGACCCGGAGCTGTTCGCCCGTTACATCCTCGACCGGCTGGGAACGAGCCAGCGCGCGATCCACGCGGAGACCGCCCGGCGCATCGAGGCGGGGCAGCGCGCGGGCTACGTTCGCGCGGGAGAACCGCGCCAGCTCGCGGCCATGGTGCTGCTGGTCGCGCAGTCCGCCGTGCAGTCCGCCCCGCTCGTCGCCGAGTGGCTGCCCGAGAGAGCCTGGCGCGCCGAGCTCGCCCACGCGCTGCGGGGCTACCTGGCGCCCGCCTTGGGGGAGCAGTGA
- a CDS encoding diacylglycerol kinase: MRVALLVNPAARAGAHTGAATKAAERLRAHGVQTSILSGGSAAESSALLRTAIDVGVDAVVVAGGDGTVNLAIQEVACSGIPLGIVPSGTGNDFAATLGLRELDVTAAADAIAGGVTRTIDVARVTRGDGSTRYFGSVLASGFDSKVNDRANAMRWPRGGSRYNIAILVEFLTLAGIPYEVDLELADGTREEMRGDLVMATVGNGRTYGGGIPICPVADPADGLLDVVLVRPAGRLRLLRLLPRVYQGTHANVAEVSMRRVRSVRLASPGVTAYADGDPIGPLPLTVDVAPGALTIFTPAS, encoded by the coding sequence GTGAGGGTCGCGCTGCTCGTCAACCCCGCGGCCCGCGCCGGAGCGCACACCGGTGCCGCCACGAAGGCCGCCGAACGCCTGCGCGCGCACGGCGTGCAGACGTCGATCCTGAGCGGCGGCAGCGCGGCGGAGTCGTCCGCGCTGCTGCGGACCGCGATCGATGTCGGCGTCGATGCCGTCGTGGTCGCGGGCGGCGACGGAACCGTGAACCTCGCGATCCAGGAGGTCGCGTGCAGCGGCATCCCCCTCGGAATCGTGCCGTCGGGCACCGGCAACGACTTCGCGGCGACGCTCGGGCTGCGAGAGCTCGACGTGACGGCGGCGGCCGACGCGATCGCGGGGGGCGTCACGCGCACGATCGACGTCGCGCGGGTGACGCGCGGGGACGGGTCGACGCGGTACTTCGGGTCCGTCCTCGCCAGCGGGTTCGACTCCAAGGTCAACGATCGCGCGAACGCGATGCGGTGGCCGCGGGGCGGATCACGGTACAACATCGCGATCCTCGTCGAGTTCCTGACGCTCGCCGGCATCCCGTACGAGGTGGATCTGGAGCTCGCGGACGGCACTCGCGAAGAGATGCGCGGCGACCTGGTGATGGCGACCGTGGGCAACGGACGCACGTATGGCGGCGGCATTCCGATCTGTCCCGTGGCCGACCCGGCCGACGGCCTGCTCGACGTCGTCCTCGTGCGTCCCGCCGGCCGGCTGCGTCTGCTGCGCCTGCTTCCCCGGGTGTACCAGGGCACGCACGCGAACGTCGCCGAAGTCTCCATGCGGCGGGTGCGCTCGGTGCGGCTGGCGTCGCCGGGGGTCACGGCCTACGCCGACGGCGACCCGATCGGCCCGCTGCCGCTGACCGTCGATGTGGCGCCCGGCGCGCTCACCATCTTCACGCCCGCCAGCTGA